The Musa acuminata AAA Group cultivar baxijiao chromosome BXJ1-3, Cavendish_Baxijiao_AAA, whole genome shotgun sequence genome window below encodes:
- the LOC103979111 gene encoding V-type proton ATPase subunit c1 yields MSTFSGDETAPFFGFLGAAAALVFSCMGAAYGTAKSGVGVASMGVMRPELVMKSIVPVVMAGVLGIYGLIIAVIISTGINPKAKSYYLFDGYAHLSSGLACGLAGLSAGMAIGIVGDAGVRANAQQPKLFVGMILILIFAEALALYGLIVGIILSSRAGQSRAD; encoded by the exons ATGTCGACATTCAGCGGCGATGAGACTGCCCCCTTCTTCGGGTTCCTCGGAGCCGCCGCTGCGCTCGTATTCTCGT GCATGGGGGCGGCGTACGGGACGGCGAAGAGTGGAGTCGGGGTGGCGTCGATGGGAGTGATGCGGCCGGAGCTTGTGATGAAGTCCATCGTGCCCGTTGTTATGGCGGGAGTGCTCGGGATCTACGGCTTGATCATCGCAGTGATTATTAGCACAGGCATTAATCCCAAGGCCAAGTCGTATTACCTCTTCGATGGGTATGCACACCTCTCCTCGGGGCTTGCTTGTGGCCTCGCTGGCCTTTCTGCCGGGATGGCCATTGGGATCGTTGGGGATGCTGGAGTCAG GGCCAACGCTCAGCAGCCAAAGCTTTTTGTGGGCATGATTCTTATTCTCATTTTCGCGGAAGCTCTTGCACTGTATGGTCTCATCGTTGGCATAATTCTGTCTTCTCGAGCTGGTCAATCTCGGGCAGACTAA